The Meriones unguiculatus strain TT.TT164.6M chromosome 3, Bangor_MerUng_6.1, whole genome shotgun sequence genomic sequence TTTGGTTCTGCACATCAGAACAACCTAGAGTATTAAGAAAAGCTTCTAAGTTAGAACATCAGAAATTATTGTGAAATACAAACTTGGAGTAAATGGTCGTTTCAAGTTAGCCGTAGGTATTCCAATGTGTAGTGTGTGGTCATTGCCTTAGATAGAGGAAGCGGAGGCAAACAGATTGCTAAGGACGAGAATATGGTAAACGTGACTAAAACTGTGCCCACAAAGCACTAATGATGATCAGTCCTATATAGAGACTGTGCGTGAGGTGAAGGGATCAGGTTGAGTTTGATAGAAAGGCATGGTATACACACACTTATAAgaagatattagccgtataatataggctAAAATATATAGTAACATCTCCAGAcctaaaagaagctaaacactaaggaggatcctagggaggatgctgaaATCTCATTcatgatagacaccagaagcggtggaagagaggacagaggatgggagcctactgtagagggtcctctgaaagactccacccaacagggattgaagcagattctgagactcacaggcaaactttgggaagtgctcagggagtcttatggaagaagtgggggtGGAGATAAAAGGaagtggaagggacaggagcctctccaggagaccaacaaagctaaaaaatctgagcccagggggtctgcagagattgatgcaccaaccaaggaccatgcatggagaggacctagactctctgctcagagggagcaggggctgcttctgtcatgaacttggtggcctgctctttaatcacttgctcctggcaatgcagccttaccaggccacagaggaagaggatccaggcagtcctgatgagactagataaGCCATGGGCAGATGACAAAGCAGGAGAACtaccccctttcagtggattaggggaaggggatagggggaaaGAGGAGGGTAGGTAGgtatgggaggagttgaggagggggcttcaataaggatatatagtgaataaattatgaaaaaaatttaaatgccaaagagagaaaggtggagagaaaagagagatctAGGTAAGGGCAATATGGGGCCAGATGTCTATGCTGTATGGTCCTCCATGTTGGATGCTGATATCAGAATCTACTTTGTAAGTACAGATGGATTTGGCACTGAAACTGCTTCTATGTTCTTCTCAATCCAGGCTGTTATGAATAAGTAAAACCGAATGGCCAGCTGGTAGGCAGGCAGGATGCTTCTGAGCACAATACTCCAGAGGAGACTAACATCAGCTATGTTGGATATGGACAGAAACAGAGCAGCTATATCTGAaatgtagagaaagagaaagcagtcGTTTCTTTGATGGCCTGCATGTGAGTTCTATGATGGGGTTTCTGGAGCCAGCAACACTGTTTCTCATGTGCAAGGTGTGTCTCTTGAGAGAGAAAACCAGCAGAGTGGCTGTGACAACGAACATGATCAGAGGAGGGAGGATACCCGATCTGAATAAAAAAGCCACACTGACCACATTCTTCCCAATGAAGTATAGTTTCTCTGTGAAGGTGATACTTAGAGATCTGTTGTTATACACAGTGTAGGTGTCTTTGCAGAAGAACATGCTGaagctgaaaaaacaaaaaacaaaaaacagaaaacaaaaaaccaacacacTGAGACCCACCGAAGCCAAGGCATCACTCTAGAAATTCTCCGCTTTAGCTTGAAGAACAGGGGTAAGAAATATTGGCAATCTTCAAAAAGTTGAGGAAACTaagcaaagcagcaaaccagAGCCTACAATAACTTGAGAATACAAAACCTACTTTGGAGATACTGCATAAAACACTGCTGTAAAAAGAAGCACTGGATGTAGAGAAGGTCATTTCTATCAAGATGATGCTTTGGTGACCTATTCTGGATACACCAGAAGAAGCAGAATCCTAGTACTTAT encodes the following:
- the LOC110558944 gene encoding LOW QUALITY PROTEIN: taste receptor type 2 member 39 (The sequence of the model RefSeq protein was modified relative to this genomic sequence to represent the inferred CDS: inserted 6 bases in 6 codons; substituted 3 bases at 3 genomic stop codons); this encodes MTQTKNYXQQDVLPFFILILTVVATEHIIGIIANGIILAVGVASXVQKKAISISTRILLLLXVSRIGHQSIILIEMTFSTSSASFYSSVLCSISKVGFVFSSYCRLWFAALLSFLNFLKIANISYPXFFKLKRRISRVMPWLRWVSVFSMFFCKDTYTVYNNRSLSITFTEKLYFIGKNVVSVAFLFRSGILPPLIMFVVTATLLVFSLKRHTLHMRNSVAGSRNPIIEXHMQAIKETXCFLFLYISDIAALFLSISNIADVSLLWSIVLRSILPAXPAGHSVLLIHNXPGLRRTXKQFQCQIHLYLQSRF